One genomic segment of Ipomoea triloba cultivar NCNSP0323 chromosome 9, ASM357664v1 includes these proteins:
- the LOC116029929 gene encoding probable LRR receptor-like serine/threonine-protein kinase At1g34110, whose protein sequence is MASLSHLFFWLSIVLLAHPSPCLMDPDTDISVLMAIKSALDPQNLVLTSWSPNATHPCNFEGIACNELGQVVNISLQGKGLYGKIPPEIAQINTLSGLYLHFNHLHGVVPREIANLTHLLDLYLNVNHLSGSIPSEIANITTLQVLQLCYNKLSGNIPNQLGSLKNLTVLALQSNHLTGAIPATLGDLTLLTRLDLSFNHLFGSIPAKLANAQKLQVLDIRNNTLSGNVPLALKRLNEGFQYTNNPGLCGIGFSSLKLCTNSALNPSKPEPFGPGSNHLPTKDIPESANVQPHALNKPRKLQTSVVVVGVIGLIVAFFATGLLTFSWYRRRKQKIGSTIDTSDSRLSTDQAKEVSRRSASPLINLEYSNGWDPLAKARNGNAAFSQEVLESFTFNLDEVESATHYFSETNLLGKSGFSAVYKGILRDGSSVAIKCISKSSCKSDEAGFRKGLKLLTSLKHENLLRLRGFCCSKDRGECFLIYNFVSNGSLLQYLDVKDNKDRVLDWSTRVSIIKGIARGIEYLHGNKGNKPALVHRNISAEKVLIDHRYNPLLSDSGLHKLLADDIVFSTLKGSAAMGYLAPEYTTTGRFTEKSDIYAFGVTIFQILSGKIMVTHLNHQGAELGRYEEFIDAKLQRNFVESEAAKLGKMALLCIHESPSQRPSIETLMQEINDIRD, encoded by the exons ATGGCTTCCCTCTCTCACTTGTTCTTCTGGTTGTCCATAGTGCTCCTGGCACACCCAAGCCCTTGTCTCATGGATCCTGACACAGATATCTCTGTCCTCATGGCTATCAAGTCTGCTTTGGATCCGCAGAACCTGGTTCTCACTTCTTGGTCACCCAATGCCACTCACCCATGCAACTTTGAAGGCATTGCTTGCAATGAGCTTGGGCAGGTGGTCAACATCTCCTTGCAGGGAAAAGGGCTTTATGGGAAGATACCACCAGAGATTGCCCAGATCAACACCTTGTCTGGCCTCTACCTCCACTTCAACCATCTTCATGGGGTTGTGCCCAGGGAGATAGCTAACTTGACTCACCTCTTGGATTTGTACCTCAATGTCAACCACCTCTCTGGCTCCATCCCTTCTGAGATTGCTAACATCACTACTCTTCaag TTTTGCAGCTCTGCTACAACAAGTTAAGTGGGAACATCCCTAATCAGCTCGGGTCTCTCAAGAATCTTACTGTTCTTGCCCTACAATCTAATCACTTGACTGGAGCAATTCCTGCAACCTTGGGAGACTTGACACTGTTAACAAGGCTGGATTTGAGCTTTAATCACCTTTTTGGTTCAATTCCAGCTAAACTTGCCAATGCTCAAAAGCTACAAGTTCTAGATATTAGAAACAATACCCTCTCTGGCAATGTCCCTCTAG CTTTGAAGAGACTGAATGAAGGATTCCAGTACACAAATAACCCGGGTTTATGTGGAATCGGGTTTTCTTCTTTAAAACTCTGCACCAATTCTGCATTAAACCCTAGCAAACCTGAACCATTTGGGCCAGGTTCTAATCATCTTCCAACCAAAGACATCCCAGAATCAGCAAATGTACAGCCACATGCTTTGAACAAGCCAAGAAAACTGCAAAcctctgttgttgttgtcggTGTCATTGGACTAATTGTTGCATTCTTTGCAACTGGACTCCTCACATTCTCATGGTACCGTCGAAGGAAGCAAAAAATCGGAAGTACTATTGATACTTCAGATAGTCGACTCAGTACTGACCAAGCCAAGGAAGTGTCCCGAAGAAGTGCATCTCCTCTTATCAATCTCGAGTATTCAAATGGATGGGATCCTCTGGCCAAGGCTCGAAATGGGAATGCAGCATTCTCTCAAGAAGTACTTGAAAGCTTTACGTTCAATCTGGATGAAGTAGAGTCCGCTACACACTACTTCTCGGAGACGAATTTGTTGGGCAAGAGTGGTTTCTCTGCTGTCTACAAAGGAATACTAAGGGATGGTTCTTCTGTTGCTATTAAATGTATTTCCAAGAGCAGTTGTAAGTCCGACGAGGCTGGGTTTAGGAAAGGGTTGAAGTTATTAACCTCGTTGAAACATGAAAACCTCTTGAGGTTGAGAGGATTTTGCTGTTCAAAGGACAGGGGAGAGTGCTTTCTCATCTACAACTTTGTCTCAAATGGAAGTTTGTTGCAGTACCTTGATGTAAAGGACAATAAAGATAGGGTTCTGGACTGGTCTACTAGAGTATCTATAATCAAAGGCATTGCAAGAG GTATTGAATATTTGCATGGAAACAAAGGAAACAAACCTGCTCTAGTTCACAGAAACATATCAGCTGAAAAGGTACTTATTGATCATCGCTACAATCCATTGCTCTCCGATTCTGGCCTGCACAAACTTTTAGCAGACGACATCGTCTTCTCAACCCTCAAGGGAAGTGCTGCGATGGGCTACCTGGCTCCCGAGTATACAACCACCGGCCGCTTCACTGAAAAGAGTGACATATATGCATTTGGTGTGACCATATTTCAGATTCTCTCTGGGAAAATTATGGTCACCCACTTGAATCATCAAGGGGCGGAATTGGGCAGATATGAAGAGTTCATTGATGCAAAACTGCAAAGGAACTTCGTGGAGTCTGAGGCTGCCAAGTTAGGAAAGATGGCTCTACTTTGCATTCATGAATCTCCGAGTCAGAGGCCAAGCATTGAAACACTAATGCAAGAAATAAACGATATTAGGGATTAG
- the LOC116029936 gene encoding uncharacterized protein LOC116029936: protein MQRGRREQDGSSSLSNTFGKLGEKICSIFGSNSPPSKATLPDDLPEASRSNGPVIEELDTDDDDGEVERNGEGDFGENRQKIWSSSWANRNPVVEHPEDLADEHNELKKLRKNVSFEGTQSVGYRRVTYGGIHGAYLTATTTRQTGSDGRVWEETKHADVTTGEATHTISRGIHDKGHTLTRKLKSDGKVDTVETLHNLEEDELVGFDREWKCNANKHLPGWNIRRNYNAGSTSDRDSPFREGFGLDVMARSSGAIQKKVVTINIE from the exons ATGCAAAGGGGAAGAAGAGAGCAAGACGGTTCCAGCAGCTTAAGCAATACATTTGGAAAGCTAGGGGAAAAGATTTGCAGCA TTTTTGGATCCAATAGCCCCCCTTCAAAAGCAACCCTTCCTGATGATTTGCCAGAAGCTAGTAGGTCCAATGGGCCAGTCATTGAGGAGCTAGatactgatgatgatgatggtgaagTAGAAAGGAATGGAGAAGGGGATTTTGGGGAAAACAGGCAGAAAATTTGGTCCAGTTCTTGGGCTAACAGAAACCCGGTTGTTGAGCACCCTGAGGATCTAGCAGACg AGCACAACGAGCTcaagaaattaaggaaaaatgtatCCTTTGAAGGAACTCAAAGTGTGGGGTACAGAAGAGTAACGTATGGTGGGATACATGGAGCCTATTTAACAGCCACAACAACTCGCCAGACTGGAAGTGATGGT AGGGTCTGGGAGGAGACCAAACATGCAGATGTTACAACTGGTGAAGCAACACACACAATCTCCAGAGGAATTCATGATAAG GGGCACACACTCACAAGGAAGCTTAAATCAGATGGCAAGGTGGATACTGTGGAGACTTTGCACAATTTGGAGGAAG atgaattAGTTGGTTTTGACCGGGAATGGAAATGTAATGCCAATAAGCATCTACCTGGATGGAATATCAGGCGCAACTACAATGCAGGGTCAACTAGCGATCGGGATTCTCCATTTAGAGAGGGGTTTGGCCTTGATGTCATGGCACGCTCATCTGGGGCGATACAAAAAAAGGTTGTAACAATTAACATTGAATGA
- the LOC116029933 gene encoding probable protein S-acyltransferase 14, which produces MYRSEAVMAWNVFRFCTALRGLGSIMIVLVLGVVGVTYYAVVISNYGPLLAGGGGVIGILISFVVLVLFHCLLVMLLWSYFSVVFTDPGSVPPNWKPASEEERGDTDPLTASEFGSLPPDTAQSRIRFCKKCNQLKPARCHHCSVCGRCVLKMDHHCVWVVNCVGALNYKYFLLFLFYTFLETTLVTLSLLPNFLAFFGDGDITGSAGALATTFLAFVLNLAFALSVLGFLIMHISLVSRNTTTIEAYEKMTPARWRYDLGRKRNFEQVFGMDRQYWFIPAYSEEDLRSLPALHGLEYPSKPDIDGQEF; this is translated from the exons ATGTATAGATCTGAAGCTGTGATGGCCTGGAACGTGTTTAGGTTCTGCACGGCCCTTCGTGGGTTGGGCTCAATCATGATCGTGTTGGTCCTCGGGGTTGTTGGCGTCACTTATTACGCCGTTGTCATCTCCAATTACGGGCCATTGCTCGCCGGCGGCGGTGGCGTTATTGGTATCCTCATCTCCTTCGTCGTGTTAGTATTGTTTCACTGCCTG TTGGTGATGCTACTGTGGAGTTACTTTTCTGTTGTGTTTACGGATCCGGGTAGTGTGCCACCAAACTGGAAGCCAGcttcagaagaagaaagggggGATACCGATCCTTTGACTGCATCAGAATTTGGCTCCTTGCCACCTGACACTGCACAGTCAAGAATCCGTTTTTGTAAGAAGTGCAACCAATTGAAGCCCGCTAGATGCCATCATTGTTCTGTCT GTGGACGGTGCGTGTTAAAAATGGACCATCATTGTGTCTGGGTTGTGAATTGTGTTGGAGCTTTGAACTACAAGTATTTCCTTCTCTTCCTG TTCTACACATTTCTTGAGACCACCCTAGTGACTTTATCATTATTGCCAAATTTCCTAGCATTCTTTGGTGATGGAGACATAACTGGTTCTGCAGGAGCTCTCGCAACCACGTTTCTTGCTTTTG TTTTGAACCTTGCTTTTGCTTTGAGTGTTCTGGGATTTTTGATTATGCACATCTCATTGGTCTCAAGGAATACCACAACTATCGAG GCATATGAGAAGATGACTCCTGCAAGATGGCGATATGACCTTGGTCGAAAAAGAAATTTTGAGCAG GTGTTTGGGATGGACAGACAGTATTGGTTTATCCCAGCTTACTCAGAAGAAGATTTAAGATCATTACCTGCTCTCCACGGGCTTGAATATCCATCGAAGCCTGACATTGATGGTCAGGAATTCTAG